TACCTATTTCCACCTTTCGGTTTTTGGAAGGTAAAATTACGGGTAATGCCTCTCGTCCTCAAGACGAAGGATATCAAATCATTTATAGCAACAACACGATTGGGGGAGTTAGTGGCGGTGCGGTATTAAATGAAAACGGAGAAGTGATTGGCATACATGGCAGAGGAGAACAGAAACTAGACCCTAATAGCCCAGGAGAATTCAAAACCCTTCCTACGGGTCAGAATATTGGGATTGCTGTCAACACGTTTTTGCGGTTAGGGTTAGTAGATGTGGGAGTCAAAGCGCCAGCAGTACAAGTTGCAGTCGCACCCAAGGCTGATGACTTTTTGCTTCAAGGTAACGAGAAGTTTCAGAAAAAAGATTATCAAGGAGCAATAGCTGATTTAGACAAGGCTATAGCTATTAATCCCAAGTATGCACCAGCCTACACCGTACGGGGAATTGTCCGCGGTACTGCATTAAAACAGTACTCAGAGGCTCTAGCCGATTTTGACAAAGCCATAGCCCTTAATCCACAGGATGCATATGCATACATGAGTCGAGGAGTTATCCGCGCTGCGCTAAAACAATATCCAGGGGCAATAGCTGATTTAGACAAAGCTATAGCTATTAATCCTCAGTTAGTAGAAGCCTACGCTGTACGGGGAGGTGTTCATGGTCATTTCAAACACTATCCAGAGGCGTTCGCTGATTTTGACAAAGCTATAGCCATTGATCCCCAGTATGCACTAGCTTATGACGGACGGGGACGTGTTCGCATTCTTCTAAAACAGTATCTAGAGGCATTAGCTGATTACGATAAACTCATCACCATTAATCCCCAGTATGCACCAGCCTATGCCTTACGGGGAGGAGTCCGTAATGAGTTAAAACAGTACCCAGAGGCATTAGCTGATTACGACAAAGCTATAGCTCTTAATCCCCAGGATGCAGCAGCCTACATCAACCAAGGCTTAATCTACTACGAAAATCGGGATTTAGAAACGGCAATTAATAAATGGCAAAAAGCCATCACCATTGACGAACAATTAGCCGAACCTAAATTAGCTTTGGGGGTAGCTTTGTATACTCAGGGTAAGCCAAAAGAAGGCTTAGAACTGGCAAAAACAGCACTCCGCCTAGATCCGCAGCTTGTAGATTTAGAGTATCTCAAGAAAAACCTGTGGGGAGAACGTTTGCGAGATGATGCTGATAAATTGCTTCAAAATCCCCAAATCCAACCGTTGCGAAAGACTGACACGATAAGAAATGGGGATGAAGGAACGCCAAGACGCGATGATGGCAAGATGCGGCGATTTAGAGATCGTGACACCCTGAGACACGGAGGCTGATAATGGAGTATGGGCGATACCAAATCACTAAATTATTGCTACATTTTAATCCTCTGTAGGGGCGCAACGCGTTGCGGAGGTCGCGGTTCGGGAACCTGCGTCCCGAACTCCAGCGACCGTCCCCTACCCAAAATTTGTAGCGTCTTCAAGGTGAATTGGTATGAGATTGCAGTAGCAACAACCGCCAGGGGTTGAAAACCCCTGTCTCACAGCGAAAGTCCACTTAAGTGGACTAAAACCGATCTGTAGTCCTCTTCAGAGGACTTGAGCTATGAGCCGTGAACTTGAGTTCACGGCGGAGCAAAGGTTTCACCTGTAAATTGACGCTGATGAATGTATTGCGCCCCTACCCAGGATTTGTAGCTTAATAATCTCTTTCCACACTGGAGGAAAAAACAGGTTCCACCCTAATTGCCACAACACTAGAAGGGCGAACTACCATATATTCACCTTGAATATTTTTGATAGGAACGCTGATGAAGTCAGTAGAAGTAGATCTGGGGACTAGTTCGCTACCATACCACTTTTGAAATTCTTGAATGTTGGGGAATCTGACTTCTTCTCGATGTCCACCTTCGAGTAAGAGATGAACTGAATATTCAGAAGGAGTTCTTGCCATATATCTAGCTTTTTTAGGAAAATAGGTTATATCTTTGCAACAATGCTTCTAAGACTGACGGTAGAGTCATGAGCAATTCATCTACTGTGGAGCAAGATAGCTGCTGATGGGTAGGCAAGTCAAAAGCCTGCGTTCCCAAATTAGTTTCTGGCTGAATTTGCACTAAGAGGATTTGTTCTACTCTTTTGGTTTGTAAGGCACAACCAAGCTCTATACAGACTGTAGGGCTAGGAATAAATTGAGTCGTTTCAGAGCGGCTAATTTCCGTTATCGGGGTAGTATCAGCCACAAATAGCAAGCTTTTGCGGATTTTTCTGGCAATGGAATTGCTCAAACGCAGAGGCGCATTTTTTGACTGGAGAGAGGTTTCTAATTTGAGGGGGAGACGAGATTTTTGATTGAGTTGAGCTACAGCTTCTTCTAAAATAGTTTGTAGGCTTTCGCTAGACTCGGAATCCCCATTCTGACAACTTAAAAAAATAGTCGGTTCTAACTGAGCTAAAACATCTTGCTTGGTAAAGTAGATTTCGTGACTGATTAAATCAATATTAGAAATTACATATCCGCCACTACCTTCTATATAGAACTCAATGGCTTGTCCGGCTAAATACCTTTTAAACCAGGTAGAATTCTTGATTTCTTGGCTATCTTCCAAAAAATCGGCTCTGAGCGCCGACTTAAGTAAACTATTCTTACTCAGTCGTAGATCTTGAGGGCGTTTTTCCAGTTCTGTAACTGGTTCATATTTATCAATATACCAAGCTTTAAGGGCAATAATCGCCATAGGATAGTTATAATTTGAGGCACTGCTATAAGATGCCCAATAGTCTTGACCAGAACTGCATTTTAGCAGTAACGGGTGATATCTTCACCACAAGTATCAGCTAAATAACACAAGGCGCGAAAGCGTAAACCGACGACTTCTTCATAAAGTGGGTTTAACTTGCACATTGGGGGAATATGGAATAAAGTACGACCGAGTACCTTAACATCTCTTTCAAAAGGACATTGAGCGGGAATTGCTTGACACAAACGATGAGCTAAATTAGGGTTGCTGATTTCTAGGTTATTCAACCATTGACGTACAGGTTGCAAAATATCGGGTTTAGGCTGAGAATTTTGCATAGGCGATGGAACTTTCTCCTGATTTTCCAACGGTTGTGACTTATTAATCCAAACCCAACTAACTAGAGCAACATTGGAAACTGTATATTCTGTAACATTCATAGCTTTTCTCCTTGAGGTATGTGAGGAAGATCGTGGGATCTATCTTCTTTGATCTACAATTTCTTACCTAGGGTTTCCGAAATATATGCACTTATTTTGAGCAAAACAGACTAACTTATGGTATGAGAAGCCCTGAAGTAATTGGGTATTGGATCTAGTCATACTCATATATTGCCCTCCTCAACCTAGTTAAAACGCCAGTAAAATCGCTGAATATTTTCTGGCTTGAAACTGGCAATTTCCGTATTTACGCTCACATAATTACACATTTTTCTGTAGAAAAGGTTAAAAATTAAGTAACTCAAAATTAAATGTCCTCGTAAATACTAACAAAACAAATGATTAATTGTCGTCCTAAAATTACAAAATCAGTCTATAGGCTAATTTTCTGCAATTGTGTATAGTTCAAAACAGTATAGATTTAGGGAAATAGGTTAATGAATTTGGAACAAATGTTGCCATCATCCGCAAGTGGAGAGTATATTTGCTTAAAGGATTTGGACTTATATAGCAGTAGTAAATGTTCCAGTTTAGCGACTCAAGCTGCTAGTAACCGTAGATTAAGGATCTTGTCAAATCAAGTACAGCAAGAAGCTATAGAGGTTTGTCTATGCGAAGATGATTATCCAAGTTGGCTAAAGGTAGAAGAAACAATTTATTTAAAGCCAAGTTTAGAAAAATATCAATTAGTTAATTTTTCTCATCATCAAATACAAGCTTTACTACCGCAAGTTATTAATTTTACGCATCAATCTATGGAGGTAGCCAATTACTATCTTTGGGGAGGAACCGTAGCGCCAAATTATGATTGTTCTGGGCTGATACAGGCAGCTTTTTCGAGTGTAGGAATTTGGCTACCTAGAGATGCTTATCAGCAACAACAATTTGCGGAACCTATTCCTAAAGATGAACTACAAGCAGGGGATTTGGTATTTTTTAGTAAGACACCTAATAAGATTACTCATGTAGGTTTATGTTTAGGCGAAGGGCGCTATATACATAGTTCTGGGCGAGAAATTGGGCGTAACGGAATTGGGATTGATGAACTATCTCCTGATGCGGATGAGGTGAGCCGAGCTTACTATCAACAGTTTCATTCTGGTGGCAGAATAGTCCAAAGTTATCAGCCTACTGGGAAAAAGTGGAGCAGAGCTTAACAATTAGATGAGTGCGATCGCCAAATTGTTCCCATACATATGTAGATTGGAAGACTTGAGGGGGCAAAATGCTCACCATTCGGCAAGCTCACGGCAAGCCCCACAAGAGTTTGATGAAATTTAAATATGGGGTTCATCTGGTAGGTTCGGTTAACCATAGGAAACCCAGCATTGAGTTGACATTAGTCAGTTTTTAAACGCCAACCAGGTTTCACGGCTTGGTGACTGCGAGCGATCGCCAAACAATCATCTGGTACGTCTTTATATATCACTGAACCAGCCGCGACAGTCACATCGGCTCCCAGAGTCAATGGTGCGATTAAGACGCTATTAGAGCCGGTTTTGGTGCGATCGCCAATGGAGGTTTGATGCTTATTCACCCCATCATAATTAGCTGTGATTGTCCCCGCGCCGATATTGACTTGATTTCCCGTGGTTGTGTCTCCTAAATAAGATAAATGAGCCACATTGGTGTTATTTCCCAAAGTAGTACTCTTGAGTTCCACAAAATTACCAACGCGACAACCAGTACCCACTTGAACGTGACCCCGTAAGTGAGCGTAAGGACCAACGCGGGTTTGAGATTCAATGGTACTATCCGTCACAACAGAATAGATTATAGTCACATCTGCCCCAATTTGACTATTTTCTACTAAAGTATTGGGACCAATTCGACTTCTCGCCCCAATTTTAGTTTCACCCCGCAAGTGGGTTTGGGGTTCGATTACGACATCTGCTTGTAGTTCCACCGTGTCATCAATGGTGACGCTAGCTGGATCGATAATTGTGACTCCAGCAGCCATCCAATTATCTTTAATCCGATCTTGCAAAATCCGGTAAGCAGAGGCTAACTGTTTGCGATCGTTGATTCCCAGAATTTCTTCATAGTCTTGCACATCAACAGCCATGACTGGTGACATTAAGCTAAACACGTCTGTAAGATAATATTCTTGCTGATCGTTATTGCTTTGCAAATTGGGGAGAATTTTGGCTAATTCAGACCAATTAAAACAATACACACCTGCATTAATCCGACTATTCTGTTTTTGTGCTGGACTGCAATCTCTATCTTCAACTATTTCTTTGATTAAAAGGTTTTCATCGCAGAAAACCCGTCCGTAGCCTTGAGGATTGGGTAAATTAGCTGTCAAAATGGTGGCAGCATTTTGATGAGTTTGATGAGTTTGTAGCAGTTTTTGCAGGGTTTCTGGTGTGAGAAGGGGAACATCACCGTTGAGAATCAGTAAATCTCCACTGTAACCTTCAAGATAAGGGATTAACTGTTGAACTGCATGACCCGTACCTAGCTGTTGGGTTTGTTCGACAAATTCGAGGTTTTCAAAATCAGATAAAGCCTGCTTGACGCGATCGCTTTGATAGCCAATAATTACCATCTGGCGGGATGCTGACAGAGAACTGCAACTGTGCAAAACTTGTTCGACAAGCGATCGCCCACCCAAAGAATGTAATACCTTGGGTAAATCCGACTTCATGCGGGTTCCTTTACCGGCTGCTAAGATTGCTACTGCCACCATACCTGAAATCTTTCTGTTGCATATGACGGGTAGATCATACCAGGAGTTTTACCACTGGAGTGAATATATGATTTAAATACACAGCAGCTTAGTAAATTTGGTATACATCATCAAAATCAAGTAACTGAGAGGTGAAGCATGATGGTTTTCACTGCTACTTGTAAAAATGGGGTAATTCAACTTGATCGACCATTACCTCCCGACTGGGAAGGCAAACAGATTCAAGTGACAATTGAAGAAGTAGATTCACTGCCGCACAAACGTCGCCACAGTGGTAGTGCAAAAGGTCAGATTCAGATGTTGCCAGATTTTGATGAGCCTTTAGATGATTTTCAGCATTATATGGCATGAGAATTCTACTCGATACCCACACTTTTCTAGCTGAATAACATTAACCCAATCCTAATCCTTCCATCTCTGCAATTAAAAGTTTTCCTTGTCCTTCATACATCCAAACATATCCTTCTCCACCACCTTTACCAAAATGACCCAGTTTTCGGTAGTCTTCTCTAATTCCTTTAGTGAATCCTTTGACTAAATCATAGTCAGCAATTAAAGTTTCACCAGATCTAAGTTCGATAATTTTAGTAGGATTAATTGTCCCTGTGACGACTTGAGCTTGTTGTTCGGGTAAAGGTGCTAAAGTCACTCTCCAAGTACCATCAGTCGAACCAACCATTTGCCGAAATTTTAATCTTCTCGCTCCGATTACTACATTATCCGAACAAAATTGAAAGACGTTATCATCAAATTCCCATTGTTCTGATGGCAACACCTGAATCTGGGTATAATGCAAGAAATGTCCTTTAGATTTAGGCTCTAAAAAAACACTTCCAGTACCTCGATAAACTGGAGCATTGTACTCTGTTTCGGTGGTTAAAGATACCCAAATTTCTCTTAACCGATTATCAGTTTTATATACTCCATAAGTTAATCTCCCCAAGCATCTATGTAGAGATCCTTTTTGAATAATTGTGCCAGAATTATTCAGTTTAATTTCTACTTGTTGGATAAAAGGAATGGCTTTGGTGGGATGAAAAAACTTATTGGTTTCTTTATTGATATTATTTTGTAAATACCACAGATCTGTTGGTTCAATAATTTTGACTTCGTGTTGCATAAATTTCCTTCCTATAATTAAAGGTTAGTGTAGTACCAGACTTTAATTGTGCGATCTAAACTGCTACTAACTAAGGTTTGGCTATCTTTAGTAAAAGCTAATGAGGTGACTGTTCCTTGATGTCCAGTGAGGGTATAAAGGGGTTTAGCAGAGGGAAGATCCCAGAATATAATTTTCCCATCTTCATCGCCATTGACTAGAATGCGACCATCTGGCGTAAAAACAACTGAGTGGACTGATTTGGAGGTACTAATCAAGGTTTCTTCAGGTTTACCTGTAGCTACCAGCCAAATCTGGATTTTGCCGTTTTTACCACTGGTTACCAATTTTTTGCCATCGGGACTAATGGCTATGGTATATATTTCACCGCTATCTCCCACAAAAGTCCGCAATAGTTCCCCAGTTCTGAGATGATAGAGTTTGATAACTCCACCCTGTCCGCCAGCAAACACGGTCTGTCCGTCTGGACTGATGGCTACTGCCCAAACTGGATCGTTATAGCCAACTTGGCTGTGTAGTACTTGTCCATTGAGTAAATTCCAGAATTTGACCGAACCATCCCAGCTACCGCTAATTAACGACTTGCGATCGCCACTAATGGCAATAGATCTGACTCCTTCAGTATGTCCGGTGAGGGTGCGTAGCAAAGAAGCACTGTTAATGTGCCAAAGCTTGATAGTTCCATCTCTACTACCGCTAGCCAACATTTGACTATCTGAACTGATGGCAACCGTCCAAACTGGCTCAGTATGACCTGTGAGGGTGCAAAATAGTTTACCAGTCCATAAGTTAAATAGGTTAACCGTACCATCCCAACTAGCACTAGCCAGGATTTTGCCATTAGGAGAGATGGCTACGGCAGCAACTGCATCTGTATGATTGGTAAATGTCTGGGTACATTTCCAAGGTCCTGGGGTTAGGGGTAATTCGCTGGTTACAGGACTGGGATTGTTGGGCTGAGGCGGTGTAAAAGGCGATCTTTTGCCATTTATTTCGGGTTCATTCGGCACCGAAGCCCCATATTTACCGTAATTAGATGAGTAAGGTGGTGGAGGAGGGGAATTTTCTTTAGGTAATCCCAGTTCGGTAGCTTTGGCTAAATCGCTGGCTGCTGCCAGTTCCAAACCCAATAAAGAGCGCACAAATCCTCGATATCGATAGGCTTCAGCATAATTAGGGTTCAGGCGAATCGCGATGCTAAATTCTCGCACTGCATCTTGATATTCCCCTGCTTTGGCGTGTTCTGCACCTCTTTCATAAAAAGCTTCAGGGGTAGATTGTTGAGTAAAAATGTTACTGCGTCTGGAAGATTCAGGATGTAAAAAATGTTCTCTGAGTAATTGATATGCCTCAGTAATTTTTCTAAACTGTTCCTCTGCTTGTTGGCTAAGTTGAGGATCTCCTTTGTAGCGATCGGGGTGCCAAGTCTTCGCTAGTTGACGATAAGCTTGTTTTACCTCTTCTAGAGATGCACCCTGTTTTAATGCCAAAATATGGTAGCAGCGATCAATATTACCCATATTTACCCCTTTCTATCTGCGTCATCTGCCTCTGTATCCCCGTATCTATTCATATTCGCATCTTGCGATCGTCGCGTCTTTGCCTTCTTCCATCCTCGTTTCTCCTCGGATCGGTATTTCAAAACTTACGTAGTAAAGTGTAATTTAGCGACCATCGATCCTACGGTGCCATTAATTTATGTTTACTGCATCAGAAACTACAGCCACAATCCTCATTGTCCTACTCGCCGTAGGCGTTCTCAGTTGGGGGTTTTATCGGGCTAAACCCTTTGGCAAGATTGGCATTTTAGCCTGGTTACAATCAGTGGTGTTGATGGCACCTTGGTTATTGTTTTTCACCTTGTTTGCTGCGGGAATTTACTTGAATTTAGTCAGTATTATCTTTTTACTAGTTACTTCGGCTGGGGTTTATATTTTTTTAGGGAATAAGTTACGGGCTGCGAGCAAAGACTTACCTCCATTAACTCGTTTGACACAGATGAACTCGACATCCAATCAAGTTCCTCAAGCTCAAGATAACTTATCTGCTGGTGAAGAAACCGCCAAATTAGAAGTTATACCGCCGCCAATTTCCAATGAAGACTTAAAAACAATTCAAGGAATTTTTGGCATCGATACATTTTTCGTGACTGAAACTGTACCTTACCAAGAGGGAGCAATCTTTAAAGGTAACCTGCGAGGGGGTATTGAACAAGTTTATAGTCGATTATCTAGTAGTTTACAGACCAAATTTGGCGATCGCTATCGGCTATTTTTAGTCGAAAACCCGGAAGGAAAACCTACTGTTGTGGTTTTACCTAGCAGCAACGATCCTCAACCTTCAACTCTCAGTCAAAAGATATTTGCCGTTATCTTACTGGTACTTTCTCTAGCTACAGGCTTAGAAACTGCGGGATTACTGTTAAACTTTGACTTTTTTGCCACTCCAGAACGATGGCGAGAAGCTTTACCTATAGCGGTTGGTGTCTGGATGACTTTAGCTGTACACGAAATCGGTCATCGCATCTTGGCTAAACGCCATCAAATTCGTCTCAGTTGGCCCTTTTTCATTCCTAGTTGGCAAATTAGCTCTTTTGGAGCCATAACTCGATTTGAATCTTTATTGCCCAATCGAGCAGTATTATTTGATATCTCCCTAGCAGGGCCGGCTGCTGGTGGTATCCTGTCGTTAATTATGCTAAGTGCCGGATTTGCTCTTTCTCACCAAGGTAGTCAGTTCCAAATTCCTTCTCAGTTTTTCCAAGGTTCGATTTTAGTCGGTACTCTGGCTAAGGTAATTCTAGGTTCTAGACTGGAAGCCTCTGTAGTTGATGTTCACCCTTTGGTTGTGATTGGTTGGTTAGGATTGGTAATTACAGCTTTGAATTTATTACCTGCTGGACAGTTGGATGGTGGGCGAATAGTCCATGCTATTTATGGCAGAAAAATCGCCCAAAATACGACCATTGGGACTTTAATGGTGTTGGCTGTCGTCTCGTTCATTAATCCAGCCAACTCGATTACTCTATATT
The window above is part of the Merismopedia glauca CCAP 1448/3 genome. Proteins encoded here:
- a CDS encoding tetratricopeptide repeat protein translates to MEGKITGNASRPQDEGYQIIYSNNTIGGVSGGAVLNENGEVIGIHGRGEQKLDPNSPGEFKTLPTGQNIGIAVNTFLRLGLVDVGVKAPAVQVAVAPKADDFLLQGNEKFQKKDYQGAIADLDKAIAINPKYAPAYTVRGIVRGTALKQYSEALADFDKAIALNPQDAYAYMSRGVIRAALKQYPGAIADLDKAIAINPQLVEAYAVRGGVHGHFKHYPEAFADFDKAIAIDPQYALAYDGRGRVRILLKQYLEALADYDKLITINPQYAPAYALRGGVRNELKQYPEALADYDKAIALNPQDAAAYINQGLIYYENRDLETAINKWQKAITIDEQLAEPKLALGVALYTQGKPKEGLELAKTALRLDPQLVDLEYLKKNLWGERLRDDADKLLQNPQIQPLRKTDTIRNGDEGTPRRDDGKMRRFRDRDTLRHGG
- a CDS encoding Mo-dependent nitrogenase C-terminal domain-containing protein, whose protein sequence is MNVTEYTVSNVALVSWVWINKSQPLENQEKVPSPMQNSQPKPDILQPVRQWLNNLEISNPNLAHRLCQAIPAQCPFERDVKVLGRTLFHIPPMCKLNPLYEEVVGLRFRALCYLADTCGEDITRYC
- a CDS encoding C40 family peptidase, with the translated sequence MNLEQMLPSSASGEYICLKDLDLYSSSKCSSLATQAASNRRLRILSNQVQQEAIEVCLCEDDYPSWLKVEETIYLKPSLEKYQLVNFSHHQIQALLPQVINFTHQSMEVANYYLWGGTVAPNYDCSGLIQAAFSSVGIWLPRDAYQQQQFAEPIPKDELQAGDLVFFSKTPNKITHVGLCLGEGRYIHSSGREIGRNGIGIDELSPDADEVSRAYYQQFHSGGRIVQSYQPTGKKWSRA
- the glmU gene encoding bifunctional UDP-N-acetylglucosamine diphosphorylase/glucosamine-1-phosphate N-acetyltransferase GlmU, producing MVAVAILAAGKGTRMKSDLPKVLHSLGGRSLVEQVLHSCSSLSASRQMVIIGYQSDRVKQALSDFENLEFVEQTQQLGTGHAVQQLIPYLEGYSGDLLILNGDVPLLTPETLQKLLQTHQTHQNAATILTANLPNPQGYGRVFCDENLLIKEIVEDRDCSPAQKQNSRINAGVYCFNWSELAKILPNLQSNNDQQEYYLTDVFSLMSPVMAVDVQDYEEILGINDRKQLASAYRILQDRIKDNWMAAGVTIIDPASVTIDDTVELQADVVIEPQTHLRGETKIGARSRIGPNTLVENSQIGADVTIIYSVVTDSTIESQTRVGPYAHLRGHVQVGTGCRVGNFVELKSTTLGNNTNVAHLSYLGDTTTGNQVNIGAGTITANYDGVNKHQTSIGDRTKTGSNSVLIAPLTLGADVTVAAGSVIYKDVPDDCLAIARSHQAVKPGWRLKTD
- a CDS encoding DUF2281 domain-containing protein, giving the protein MMVFTATCKNGVIQLDRPLPPDWEGKQIQVTIEEVDSLPHKRRHSGSAKGQIQMLPDFDEPLDDFQHYMA
- a CDS encoding AIM24 family protein, whose product is MQHEVKIIEPTDLWYLQNNINKETNKFFHPTKAIPFIQQVEIKLNNSGTIIQKGSLHRCLGRLTYGVYKTDNRLREIWVSLTTETEYNAPVYRGTGSVFLEPKSKGHFLHYTQIQVLPSEQWEFDDNVFQFCSDNVVIGARRLKFRQMVGSTDGTWRVTLAPLPEQQAQVVTGTINPTKIIELRSGETLIADYDLVKGFTKGIREDYRKLGHFGKGGGEGYVWMYEGQGKLLIAEMEGLGLG
- a CDS encoding DnaJ domain-containing protein, whose protein sequence is MGNIDRCYHILALKQGASLEEVKQAYRQLAKTWHPDRYKGDPQLSQQAEEQFRKITEAYQLLREHFLHPESSRRSNIFTQQSTPEAFYERGAEHAKAGEYQDAVREFSIAIRLNPNYAEAYRYRGFVRSLLGLELAAASDLAKATELGLPKENSPPPPPYSSNYGKYGASVPNEPEINGKRSPFTPPQPNNPSPVTSELPLTPGPWKCTQTFTNHTDAVAAVAISPNGKILASASWDGTVNLFNLWTGKLFCTLTGHTEPVWTVAISSDSQMLASGSRDGTIKLWHINSASLLRTLTGHTEGVRSIAISGDRKSLISGSWDGSVKFWNLLNGQVLHSQVGYNDPVWAVAISPDGQTVFAGGQGGVIKLYHLRTGELLRTFVGDSGEIYTIAISPDGKKLVTSGKNGKIQIWLVATGKPEETLISTSKSVHSVVFTPDGRILVNGDEDGKIIFWDLPSAKPLYTLTGHQGTVTSLAFTKDSQTLVSSSLDRTIKVWYYTNL
- a CDS encoding site-2 protease family protein; the encoded protein is MFTASETTATILIVLLAVGVLSWGFYRAKPFGKIGILAWLQSVVLMAPWLLFFTLFAAGIYLNLVSIIFLLVTSAGVYIFLGNKLRAASKDLPPLTRLTQMNSTSNQVPQAQDNLSAGEETAKLEVIPPPISNEDLKTIQGIFGIDTFFVTETVPYQEGAIFKGNLRGGIEQVYSRLSSSLQTKFGDRYRLFLVENPEGKPTVVVLPSSNDPQPSTLSQKIFAVILLVLSLATGLETAGLLLNFDFFATPERWREALPIAVGVWMTLAVHEIGHRILAKRHQIRLSWPFFIPSWQISSFGAITRFESLLPNRAVLFDISLAGPAAGGILSLIMLSAGFALSHQGSQFQIPSQFFQGSILVGTLAKVILGSRLEASVVDVHPLVVIGWLGLVITALNLLPAGQLDGGRIVHAIYGRKIAQNTTIGTLMVLAVVSFINPANSITLYWAIVILFLQRNLERPSLNEITEPNDARAALALLALFLMIATLIPLSPALAGSLGIGG